A single Fusarium oxysporum Fo47 chromosome IV, complete sequence DNA region contains:
- a CDS encoding C3HC zinc finger-like-domain-containing protein translates to MSTNATKRKFNTLLQGLGSSSSKAANDTSAHETGSPSNRSTTSPGSETRVSSADAELLQKRRRLGFPDSTAPKAGKRTNLSATLSAIVSRRTQAQDSSKKSTGAPARYAPTDRGDLLKRLGTFQEITDWTPKPDKVNEIEWAKRGWVCHGKETVRCLLCNRELVVKLNRKVVDGKEVPVLVASEIEDALVDKYADLIVTSHQEDCLWRKRGCDDSLLRLSLTNATTSLAALRERYDELLARKSFLPYEFNLRLPEELNLDDVLSHLPNDFFTKPPPAKEAEARPNRVALSLALMGWEGLNNARIGAVPNSASCHTCLRRLGLWMFKSKEVGENNEVLVPAPMDFLDPAREHRFFCPWANSETQKQAHSQKASGQDLPGWKVLVRTIANEAHLRSVYEGRSPARPRTERSMGAPSTPQRPGTAASINTPIQTPGSVGAGVDNAEEDEKERDARDKERWARLKRVKSLFETKGSRKLRHSISKSISRPGTATSTKSAKSNGGQKE, encoded by the exons ATGTCAACAAACGCAACGAAACGGAAATTCAATACCTTATTGCAGGGCTTAGGATCATCAAGCTCGAAAGCCGCCAACGACACGTCGGCGCACGAGACCGGCTCGCCTTCAAATCGTTCTACTACTTCGCCTGGCTCAGAAACTCGTGTATCCAGCGCAGATGCCGAATTGCTTCAAAAGCGTCGAAGATTAGGCTTTCCGGATTCAACGGCACCCAAAGCTGGCAAAAGAACAAACCTATCCGCGACCCTCTCTGCTATCGTTTCCCGACGCACACAAGCACAGGACTCGTCCAAGAAATCTACAGGGGCACCCGCGCGATATGCACCAACCGACCGAGGAGACCTTTTGAAAAGGCTAGGCACGTTCCAAGAAATAACAGACTGGACTCCAAAGCCGGACAAAGTGAATGAGATAGAATGGGCAAAGCGTGGATGGGTTTGCCATGGCAAGGAAACAGTTCGCTGTCTTCTCTGCAATCGAGAATTGGTTGTCAAACTCAATCGCAAGGTCGTGGATGGAAAGGAGGTTCCTGTTCTCGTGGCATCCGAGATAG AGGATGCTTTGGTAGACAAGTATGCCGATCTCATTGTAACTTCACACCAGGAAGATTGTCTCTGGCGTAAGCGGGGCTGTGATG ATTCTCTTCTCCGGTTGTCTTTAACCAATGCAACTACGAGTCTTGCGGCTTTACGTGAGCGCTATGATGAGCTGCTAGCACGGAAATCATTCTTACCATATGAGTTCAATCTTCGACTGCCAGAGGAGTTGAACTTGGACGATGTGCTTTCACATCTGCCGAACGACTTCTTCACcaaaccaccaccagcaaaggaggctgaggctcGGCCAAACCGAGTCGCACTATCGCTTGCCTTAATGGGATGGGAAGGCCTAAATAACGCCCGTATCGGTGCAGTGCCAAACTCGGCATCATGCCACACCTGTCTCAGGCGACTAGGATTGTGGATGTTTAAGAGCAAGGAAGTGGGTGAGAATAATGAGGTTCTGGTGCCAGCCCCTATGGACTTCTTGGATCCAGCTCGAGAGCATCGCTTCTTCTGCCCGTGGGCGAACTCTGAGACCCAGAAGCAGGCACATTCCCAGAAGGCTTCTGGGCAAGACTTGCCAGGCTGGAAGGTGTTAGTGCGAACCATCGCAAACGAAGCACATCTTCGGAGTGTTTATGAGGGACGTTCACCTGCGAGACCGCGAACTGAACGATCAATGGGAGCACCATCCACACCTCAGAGGCCTGGAACAGCCGCCTCCATCAACACACCGATTCAGACCCCTGGCTCCGTTGGAGCTGGGGTAGACAatgccgaagaagatgagaaagagagagacgCAAGGGATAAGGAGAGATGGGCGAGATTGAAGAGAGTCAAGAGTTTGTTTGAAACGAAAGGGAGCAGGAAGCTGAGGCACTCGATAAGCAAGTCCATCAGTAGACCCGGAACTGCGACTTCGACAAAATCGGCCAAATCAAATGGGGGCCAGAAGGAGTGA
- a CDS encoding C2H2 type zinc-finger-domain-containing protein, whose translation MASVQASGAASHPYTCNTCQVAYRNIDLQKGHMKSDWHRYNLKRRVASLPPISSDVFTEKVLQARAVSSAEADKAYFERVCDVCEKTYYSENAFQNHLSSQKHKAKEASSGQTVSGRVDDETTSIVSSTFSLGEPIAPSQGEVDSDAEEEFSHVVEGLQKASITEQRPSPVKRPSHPQPSVKDAAQDDNDANRASDSATPVPATQDPNLTLESCLFCNYTSPTIPLNTHHMERFHGMFIPEKKYLVDIDGLLKQLQDKIREHHQCLYCDKIKSSMFGIQTHMRDTGHCKIPYETERDQLEIGDFYDFRSTYSDDGEMSDDGSVANETSGGAKLGARRPSKLTGEDGAEVEDGEGADGWETDSSESSLDSADLTAVPAEGHIHQFERLDKHPHHSRQDPRQRHQADGWHSHAHKPTRAVFYDDYELHLPTGKSVGHRSLNKYFRQNLHNHPSAEERAERLAIESAETEQESPTSDGQLVERETGSGSREMVPRGMAGMVGAPEQQKRRARRAEERGRTLEQVHTKQRDLAYGKKHNNHKNYYYREMGGG comes from the exons ATGGCGAGTGTCCAGGCGTCCGGTGCAGCCTCGCACCCATACACCTGCAATACCTGCCAAGTTGCGTATCGCAACATCGATCTGCAGAAGGGGCACATGAAAAGTGATTGGCA CCGATACAACCTCAAACGCCGAGTTGCCTCGCTGCCTCCCATTTCCTCTGACGTCTTCACCGAGAAGGTTCTGCAAGCCAGGGCGGTGTCAAGCGCTGAAGCAGACAAAGCCTATTTCGAACGTGTATGTGACGTTTGCGAGAAGACATACTACAGCGAAAATGCATTCCAGAACCACCTGTCGAGTCAGAAGCACAAGGCAAAGGAAGCCAGTAGTGGACAAACTGTTTCTGGTCGAGTTGACGACGAAACAACCTCGATCGTCAGCTCTACGTTCTCTCTCGGCGAACCTATTGCACCCAGCCAAGGAGAGGTTGATTCAGACGCTGAGGAAGAATTCAgccatgttgttgaaggcCTCCAGAAGGCGAGCATCACTGAGCAGAGGCCATCTCCTGTCAAGCGTCCCTCACACCCCCAGCCCTCAGTTAAAGACGCTGCACAAGACGATAACGACGCTAACAGGGCCTCCGACTCAGCTACACCCGTTCCCGCTACTCAGGATCCTAACTTGACCCTGGAATCATGCTTGTTCTGCAACTATACTTCTCCAACCATTCCTCTCAACACACATCATATGGAACGCTTTCATGGCATGTTCATCCCCGAGAAGAAGtatcttgttgatatcgacGGCTTGCTCAAGCAACTCCAAGATAAAATCCGAGAACACCATCAGTGCCTGTACTGTGATAAGATTAAATCGTCCATGTTTGGCATTCAGACACACATGCGCGATACAGGCCACTGCAAGATCCCCTACGAAACTGAGCGTGACCAGCTTGAGATTGGTGATTTCTATGATTTCAGGAGCACCTACTCTGACGATGGGGAGATGAGTGACGATGGCTCGGTTGCGAACGAGACAAGTGGAGGAGCGAAGCTCGGGGCACGTCGTCCTTCTAAGCTCACAGGAGAGGATGgagctgaggttgaggatggcgaAGGGGCAGACGGTTGGGAGACGGATAGTTCAGAGTCGTCTTTGGACTCAGCTGATCTTACTGCGGTGCCGGCTGAAGGCCATATCCACCAGTTCGAGCGCCTCGACAAGCACCCACATCACTCCCGACAAGATCCGAGACAAAGACACCAAGCGGATGGCTGGCATTCTCACGCCCACAAACCTACGCGTGCCGTCTTTTATGACGATTACGAACTTCACCTCCCTACCGGCAAGTCAGTTGGTCATCGTTCGTTGAACAAGTACTTCCGACAGAATTTGCACAACCACCCCTCGGCTGAGGAGCGAGCAGAGCGATTAGCTATTGAAAGCGCTGAGACGGAGCAAGAGAGCCCGACTTCCGATGGTCAGCTCGTTGAGAGAGAGACTGGGTCTGGATCCCGTGAAATGGTACCGCGCGGAATGGCGGGCATGGTTGGCGCGCCTGAACAACAAAAGAGACGGGCTCGCCGTGCTGAAGAACGTGGAAGAACCTTGGAACAGGTTCACACGAAGCAGAGGGACTTGGCCTATGGAAAGAAGCACAACAACCACAAGAACTACTACTACCGTGAGATGGGTGGAGGTTGA
- a CDS encoding P-loop containing nucleoside triphosphate hydrolase protein, translated as MTLQRVFPVTRLSYLSSFSKLAGQKALFGTSGQMNLRQRPLRRQTSRISNQAQQVSPATSPIAVTPTPSSNVKTEEPGSQPSAQEIIVSGFSLHESTSKPRKAKPRGPLPKGIKPYQQVLVESESICFKHGSTSPVDVPKEDRPALAAAEKFFEERYQILYSAENLHDHPQNDHIPEIVVLGASNAGKSSFLNALLGDREIAKVSHKPGKTTTMNAYGVGPRPKIAKELIRKGDSPPKHSLVLMDTPGYGFKSQENWGKTILKYLNVRNMLRGAVILIPADKKLQETDRWMLRTLAQSNTRTLVVITKADKPGKEWQDACHRLHTQIEAIMGGLEARSAATWREGPGRMLDIYATASKIAFVSRRLGNGGGIGGVRLAILEMAGFSLGDKIEKQPETKAYTGKVVSFDDIVWKS; from the coding sequence ATGACACTACAACGAGTCTTTCCGGTAACTCGACTATCTTATTTATCATCATTCTCCAAGCTTGCCGGGCAGAAAGCTCTTTTCGGTACGTCAGGTCAGATGAACCTGCGTCAACGACCACTACGCCGACAAACAAGCCGTATTTCCAACCAAGCACAGCAAGTCAGTCCTGCAACTTCACCAATTGCAGTCACGCCAACCCCAAGTTCGAACGTGAAGACTGAGGAACCCGGAAGCCAGCCATCTGCTCAGGAGATTATCGTGTCAGGCTTTTCTCTCCATGAGAGTACCTCGAAACCACGAAAGGCCAAGCCGCGAGGACCATTGCCTAAGGGAATCAAGCCCTATCAGCAGGTTTTAGTAGAGAGTGAGTCCATCTGCTTCAAGCATGGCTCAACTTCGCCAGTCGATGTGCCGAAAGAAGACAGACCTGCTCTTGCAGCAGCCGAAAAGTTCTTTGAAGAACGATACCAAATACTCTACTCTGCCGAAAACCTTCATGACCACCCCCAAAACGACCACATCCCGGAAATTGTTGTACTGGGTGCCTCCAATGCTGGAAAATCATCTTTCCTCAATGCTCTTCTCGGTGATCGGGAAATAGCCAAGGTGAGCCACAAGCCAGGCAAGACTACAACGATGAATGCGTATGGTGTTGGGCCACGTCCCAAGATTGCCAAGGAGCTCATTCGCAAAGGTGATTCACCGCCAAAGCACAGTCTGGTGCTTATGGACACCCCAGGTTACGGATTTAAAAGTCAAGAGAACTGGGGAAAGACTATCCTGAAGTATCTCAACGTCAGGAACATGCTTCGTGGCGCAGTGATCTTGATACCGGCcgacaagaagctccaaGAAACGGATAGATGGATGCTCAGAACACTTGCTCAATCTAACACTCGAACATTGGTTGTCATCACCAAAGCGGATAAGCCTGGGAAGGAGTGGCAAGATGCATGTCACAGGCTTCATACTCAGATCGAAGCCATCATGGGCGGTCTAGAGGCCCGATCAGCTGCCACTTGGAGGGAAGGGCCCGGGCGTATGCTCGATATTTATGCCACAGCCTCCAAAATTGCCTTCGTATCCCGCCGGCTTGGTAATGGAGGTGGTATTGGGGGTGTAAGACTTGCAATACTGGAGATGGCTGGCTTTTCTCTGGGAGACAAGATCGAAAAGCAGCCCGAGACAAAGGCTTATACTGGGAAGGTCGTCTCTTTTGATGATATCGTCTGGAAATCATGA